One window of the Labilibaculum sp. genome contains the following:
- a CDS encoding RNA polymerase sigma factor RpoD/SigA, giving the protein MRQLKITKQVTNRETPSLDKYLHEIGKVDLISAEEEVQLAREIKKGNKKALDRLIKCNLRFVVSVSKQYQNQGLSLPDLINEGNLGLIKAAQRFDETRGFKFISYAVWWIRQSILQALAEQARIVRLPLNKIGSINKINKTFAQLEQEYQREPSPEEIAIILEMSPKDVKEALKASGRHISMDAPINPDEENTLYDILLSNDEISPDKKLIRDSLRKEIDRSLSTLSKREAAIIRLYFGLNEKPPYSLEEIGKEFGLTRERVRQIKEKAIKRMKTTFRSKILKTYLGE; this is encoded by the coding sequence ATGAGACAGCTAAAAATTACTAAACAGGTAACCAACAGAGAGACTCCCTCACTCGACAAGTATCTTCATGAAATTGGAAAGGTCGATCTTATTTCTGCAGAAGAAGAGGTTCAACTTGCCAGGGAGATCAAAAAAGGTAATAAAAAAGCTCTGGATCGACTTATTAAATGCAATCTACGTTTTGTTGTTTCCGTATCAAAGCAATATCAAAACCAAGGCCTTAGTCTGCCCGATTTGATTAATGAAGGAAACTTGGGACTAATAAAAGCGGCTCAAAGATTTGATGAGACCAGAGGTTTTAAATTCATATCATATGCTGTTTGGTGGATCAGACAATCCATTTTACAAGCATTAGCCGAGCAAGCCCGAATTGTTCGTTTGCCGTTAAATAAAATTGGTTCTATTAATAAAATCAACAAAACATTCGCTCAACTGGAGCAGGAATATCAGCGCGAACCCTCTCCTGAAGAAATTGCTATTATTTTGGAGATGAGCCCAAAAGATGTAAAAGAAGCACTTAAGGCTTCTGGAAGACACATCTCTATGGATGCTCCAATAAATCCTGACGAAGAGAATACTCTTTACGATATATTGCTTAGCAATGATGAAATTAGTCCGGATAAAAAACTAATTCGAGATTCACTTCGCAAAGAAATTGATCGTTCCTTATCAACACTTTCGAAAAGGGAGGCAGCTATTATAAGATTGTATTTTGGCTTAAATGAAAAGCCTCCTTATTCTCTTGAAGAAATTGGAAAAGAATTTGGCTTAACACGAGAACGGGTCCGCCAAATTAAAGAGAAGGCAATCAAGCGAATGAAGACAACATTTAGAAGTAAAATACTAAAAACTTATTTAGGAGAATAA
- a CDS encoding transposase — protein MIKYSFHSQLTIEEFKTPFERNLSKENRWVKLSEVIPWDHLAVYYMKTMSTETGRTGISPQTVIGAMIIKHKLKLSDVETIETIKENPYMQFMLGLSEFQEAPVFDSSLFVTIRRRMSAELFDQFNQEIIKCAEARKDHGHNKRNRDEEGNPKNRGKLQMDATVADQEIKYPTDHDLLNDSRIISERVIDFLSVALSLEKKPRTYRRKARKDFLNLLDIPDHVDPSFQNNTGFGSLVAESR, from the coding sequence ATGATAAAATATTCATTTCATTCTCAATTAACGATCGAAGAATTCAAAACACCTTTCGAAAGGAATCTGTCAAAAGAGAATCGTTGGGTAAAATTAAGCGAAGTCATTCCATGGGATCATTTGGCTGTTTACTACATGAAAACAATGAGCACTGAGACTGGTCGTACAGGCATTTCACCACAAACAGTGATTGGAGCAATGATAATAAAACATAAGCTCAAGCTTAGTGATGTTGAAACCATTGAGACCATTAAAGAAAATCCATACATGCAGTTCATGCTTGGTTTAAGTGAATTTCAAGAAGCACCAGTCTTTGATTCATCTTTGTTTGTTACAATAAGAAGGAGGATGTCAGCAGAATTATTTGATCAGTTCAATCAGGAGATTATTAAATGTGCTGAGGCCAGGAAAGATCATGGACACAACAAAAGAAACAGGGATGAAGAGGGAAATCCTAAAAACAGAGGCAAGTTGCAAATGGATGCCACCGTTGCAGATCAGGAGATAAAGTATCCTACAGATCATGACTTGTTAAATGACTCAAGGATTATTAGTGAACGGGTTATTGATTTTTTATCTGTAGCTTTATCTCTGGAAAAAAAGCCAAGAACCTACCGGCGAAAAGCTCGTAAGGATTTTTTAAACCTATTGGATATTCCGGATCATGTTGACCCCTCTTTTCAAAATAACACAGGTTTTGGTTCTTTAGTGGCAGAAAGTAGATGA
- the rho gene encoding transcription termination factor Rho, which translates to MYDILELNKKLVPELREIAKELNVKKIESFKKQDLIYRILDQQAIVASERKTPEKKTPLKRPKSPMGDSKADEGRSRSLLHKRKKPEQPVRDAVSNETTQEEVTAPKDAPRKPTREIRPVVEKAESILVDEKSEEQSKPSALEPPVANENAQRSERPARPPRPARSPRPRPERQDKPERQDKPEGADVAEEQVKTEGRDVSDKPEKTERQENPNRKRFEKREKEKLFEFDGIIDNSGVLEIMPDGYGFLRSSDYNYLNSPDDIYVSQSQIKLFGLKTGDTVNGTIRPPKEGEKYFPLIKVAKINGRLPEVIRDRVPFDHLTPLFPDEKFNLTGKGMNSMSTRLVDMFAPIGKGQRGLIVAQPKTGKTVLLKEIANAIAANNPEAYMIILLIDERPEEVTDMARSVNAEVISSTFDEPAERHVRVANIVLDKAKRMVECGHDVVILLDSITRLARAYNTVSPASGKVLSGGVDANALHKPKRFFGAARNIENGGSLTILATALTDTGSKMDDVIFEEFKGTGNMELQLDRKLSNKRIFPAIDITASSTRRDDLLLDPNQLNRIWILRNYLTDMNSVEAMQFLQDRLRKTKSNEEFLISMNDK; encoded by the coding sequence ATGTACGATATTCTTGAATTAAACAAGAAGCTTGTGCCTGAATTACGAGAAATCGCTAAAGAACTCAATGTTAAAAAAATTGAGTCTTTTAAGAAACAGGATTTAATTTACAGAATCCTTGATCAACAGGCAATTGTAGCTTCTGAAAGAAAAACACCAGAAAAAAAGACTCCCTTAAAAAGACCTAAGAGTCCAATGGGAGATAGTAAGGCTGATGAAGGGCGATCCAGATCGCTTTTGCATAAAAGAAAAAAGCCGGAACAACCAGTTAGAGATGCTGTAAGTAATGAGACTACTCAAGAAGAAGTTACAGCACCAAAAGACGCTCCAAGAAAACCCACACGAGAAATAAGACCGGTTGTTGAGAAAGCTGAAAGCATTCTTGTTGACGAGAAAAGCGAAGAGCAATCAAAACCCTCAGCTTTAGAGCCTCCTGTTGCAAATGAAAATGCACAGAGGAGCGAAAGACCTGCAAGACCACCGAGACCTGCAAGATCACCAAGACCAAGACCGGAACGTCAGGATAAACCAGAGCGTCAAGATAAGCCTGAAGGGGCGGATGTTGCTGAAGAACAGGTAAAAACAGAAGGCCGGGATGTGTCTGATAAGCCAGAGAAGACGGAAAGACAAGAGAATCCAAATAGAAAGCGTTTTGAAAAACGTGAGAAAGAGAAACTGTTTGAGTTTGATGGAATAATTGACAATTCGGGTGTTTTGGAAATTATGCCTGATGGTTATGGTTTCCTACGTTCGTCGGATTACAATTACTTAAATTCTCCTGATGATATATATGTGTCGCAGTCGCAGATCAAATTATTTGGTTTAAAAACCGGAGATACTGTTAATGGAACAATTCGTCCGCCAAAAGAAGGTGAGAAATATTTTCCATTAATTAAAGTTGCAAAGATTAACGGCAGATTGCCTGAGGTAATTCGGGATCGTGTACCTTTCGATCATTTGACTCCGTTATTCCCGGATGAGAAATTTAATTTGACAGGAAAAGGAATGAATTCAATGTCAACACGTCTTGTTGATATGTTCGCTCCAATTGGTAAAGGACAAAGAGGACTGATTGTTGCACAGCCGAAAACAGGTAAGACTGTTCTTTTAAAAGAAATAGCCAATGCTATTGCTGCAAACAATCCAGAAGCTTATATGATTATTTTATTGATCGACGAGCGCCCTGAAGAGGTTACAGATATGGCTCGAAGCGTAAATGCTGAGGTTATTTCATCTACATTTGACGAACCAGCTGAGCGCCATGTTCGTGTTGCCAATATCGTTTTGGATAAAGCCAAGCGTATGGTGGAGTGTGGTCATGATGTTGTAATTTTATTAGATTCAATTACCCGATTGGCTCGTGCTTATAATACTGTTTCACCTGCTTCTGGTAAAGTTCTTTCGGGTGGTGTAGATGCAAATGCATTGCACAAACCAAAACGTTTCTTCGGTGCTGCAAGAAATATTGAGAATGGTGGATCGCTGACAATTTTAGCAACTGCATTAACTGATACTGGTTCTAAAATGGATGATGTTATCTTTGAGGAATTTAAAGGAACCGGTAATATGGAGCTTCAGTTAGATCGTAAGCTGTCTAATAAACGAATCTTCCCTGCAATTGATATAACAGCTTCAAGTACTCGTCGGGACGATCTGCTTCTTGATCCGAATCAATTGAATCGCATCTGGATTCTTAGAAATTATTTAACAGATATGAATTCCGTTGAGGCAATGCAATTCTTGCAAGATCGTTTAAGAAAAACAAAATCGAACGAAGAATTCTTAATCTCAATGAACGATAAGTAA
- a CDS encoding site-specific integrase, whose protein sequence is MNTFTPIDISFVIRKSKSKSNLESPIYIRISVENERVEISTGRSISSEDWNNKAGKANARKKGGVQLNKFLDVLKNNIFDHHTEMIKNSELVTAKKLKLRFLGKDEEQRSLLQVFEYHNKQMHALIGITFAKATTKRYDTTLDHIRNFLKHQYKINDIPLRQIKYSFITDLEHYFKTVRKCNHNSSLKYIKNFRKVINLALKNEWLDKDPFAKYQAKLVEVKREFITKEELQRLENLKIKIKRLDMVRDMFVFACYSGLAYIDISNLTTDNIRIGIDGYQWIIMEREKTKTPSNLPLLPKAAELVKKYEDFPGKKTEDHIFPNYSNQKLNAYLKELADLTSIDKNITFHIARHTFATTVTLANGVPIESISSMLGHKSIRTTQIYSKVINEKVSKDMNKLKKMLK, encoded by the coding sequence ATGAACACCTTCACACCAATAGACATCAGCTTTGTAATACGAAAAAGTAAATCCAAGTCAAACCTTGAAAGTCCAATATATATTCGCATTTCTGTAGAAAATGAACGTGTTGAAATATCTACAGGGAGATCAATTTCATCAGAAGACTGGAATAATAAAGCTGGAAAAGCTAATGCCAGAAAAAAAGGAGGTGTTCAGTTAAATAAATTTCTCGATGTATTAAAAAACAACATCTTTGATCATCACACCGAAATGATTAAAAACAGCGAGCTTGTAACAGCAAAAAAGTTAAAGTTAAGATTTCTTGGAAAAGATGAAGAACAAAGAAGTCTTCTTCAAGTTTTCGAATACCACAACAAACAAATGCATGCTTTAATTGGGATCACGTTTGCAAAAGCTACTACAAAAAGGTATGATACAACTCTAGATCATATTAGAAATTTCTTAAAGCATCAATATAAAATTAATGATATTCCTTTACGTCAAATTAAATATTCCTTTATTACCGACCTGGAGCATTATTTTAAAACTGTACGAAAATGTAATCACAACAGCTCTTTGAAATACATTAAAAACTTTAGAAAGGTGATAAATCTAGCTCTTAAAAATGAGTGGCTTGATAAAGATCCTTTTGCTAAATATCAAGCAAAACTAGTTGAAGTAAAACGAGAATTTATAACCAAAGAGGAATTACAAAGATTGGAAAATCTTAAAATAAAGATTAAACGTTTGGATATGGTTCGTGATATGTTTGTATTTGCATGTTATTCCGGCCTTGCCTATATTGATATTTCCAACCTTACCACTGATAACATCCGCATTGGTATAGACGGATATCAATGGATCATTATGGAACGAGAAAAAACAAAAACTCCATCAAATCTTCCTCTGCTTCCTAAAGCTGCTGAACTTGTGAAGAAATATGAAGATTTTCCAGGAAAGAAAACCGAAGACCATATTTTTCCAAACTATAGCAATCAAAAATTAAATGCCTATTTAAAAGAATTAGCTGACCTGACATCAATCGATAAAAATATAACTTTCCATATTGCTCGACATACTTTTGCTACTACAGTAACATTAGCCAATGGAGTACCTATTGAATCTATTAGTTCAATGCTTGGACATAAAAGTATTCGAACTACTCAAATTTATTCTAAAGTGATTAATGAAAAAGTGAGCAAGGATATGAATAAACTTAAAAAGATGTTGAAATAA
- a CDS encoding AAA family ATPase, with product MNTLVQTHNSLLKHKKGTIRRELADEIDWSQRLIAIKGSRGVGKTTFLLDYIREHHANDKNCLYINLNNLFFTEKGLVPFIDEFYKRGGKILLLDQIHKFPEWAKSLRTCYEEYTDLKIIFTGSSILRIKTNEDLKDCVSVYYLNGLSFREFLNYESGNQFPRYTLEELLENHEGIVEEILSKVRPLAYFNDYLRFGYYPCYQEEKSFMDNLLKMINLMLEFDITYLNQIELKYLCKLKKLLYIISCNVPFQPNVSKLANDVETSRATIMNYLKYLKNARLIRLLNSPGSFNDASKKPNKVYLHNTNLLYAIAPENVNESNLRETFFYNQVGPNRNITSTDRGHFLVNDKYNFEITGSDDAFESKFRTEDFFIAADMIERGEGNKVPLWLFGFLY from the coding sequence ATGAACACTTTAGTACAGACTCATAATAGTTTGTTGAAGCATAAGAAAGGAACTATTAGACGTGAGTTGGCCGATGAAATTGATTGGTCACAACGCTTGATAGCCATTAAAGGATCCAGAGGAGTTGGAAAAACAACTTTTTTACTGGATTATATTCGTGAGCACCATGCCAACGATAAGAATTGCTTATACATCAACTTAAACAATTTATTCTTTACTGAGAAAGGATTGGTTCCCTTTATCGATGAATTTTATAAAAGAGGAGGTAAAATATTGCTACTCGATCAGATTCATAAATTTCCTGAATGGGCAAAAAGCTTGCGAACCTGCTACGAGGAATACACCGATTTGAAGATTATTTTTACCGGTTCATCAATTCTTCGAATTAAGACAAATGAAGATTTGAAAGATTGTGTAAGTGTTTACTACTTAAATGGCTTGTCTTTTAGAGAATTTTTAAATTATGAGTCGGGAAATCAATTTCCCCGTTACACACTGGAAGAATTGTTAGAGAATCATGAGGGGATTGTTGAAGAAATTCTAAGTAAAGTTCGTCCGTTGGCTTATTTTAATGATTATCTTAGGTTTGGATATTATCCTTGTTACCAGGAGGAGAAAAGCTTTATGGATAATCTTTTGAAAATGATCAATTTGATGTTGGAGTTTGATATTACCTACTTGAACCAAATAGAATTAAAATACCTTTGCAAGTTAAAGAAACTTCTATATATTATTTCCTGTAATGTTCCTTTTCAACCAAATGTAAGTAAGCTGGCAAACGATGTAGAAACATCGAGAGCTACGATTATGAATTATCTGAAGTATTTAAAAAATGCCAGATTAATTCGTTTGTTGAATTCTCCGGGGAGTTTTAATGATGCATCGAAGAAACCAAATAAAGTTTATTTGCACAACACAAATTTATTATACGCCATTGCACCGGAAAATGTGAATGAAAGTAATCTTCGTGAAACCTTTTTTTACAATCAGGTTGGCCCTAATAGAAATATTACGAGCACCGATAGAGGTCATTTTTTAGTGAATGATAAGTATAATTTCGAAATTACGGGAAGTGATGATGCGTTTGAATCGAAATTTAGAACAGAAGACTTTTTTATTGCTGCCGATATGATAGAACGTGGAGAGGGAAATAAAGTACCTCTTTGGTTGTTCGGCTTTTTGTATTAG
- the rpe gene encoding ribulose-phosphate 3-epimerase, giving the protein MQTLISPSLLAADFTNLKADIEMVNNSQADWFHLDIMDGVFVPNISYGLPVVEQINKIAKKPLDVHLMIIDPDRYVEAFKKAGADILTVHYEACTHLHRTIQNIHSHGMKAGVSLNPHTPVSVLEDIISDIDLVLLMSVNPGFGGQSFIENTYIKVEKLAQLIKDKNASVIIEIDGGVNLETGKKLIEAGANALVAGSFVFGADDPNHTITELKNL; this is encoded by the coding sequence ATGCAAACATTAATTTCACCTTCACTATTAGCTGCCGATTTCACAAATCTAAAGGCGGATATCGAAATGGTAAACAACAGTCAGGCCGATTGGTTCCACTTAGATATTATGGATGGAGTATTTGTACCGAACATCTCATATGGACTGCCTGTTGTAGAGCAAATAAATAAAATTGCTAAAAAACCGTTGGATGTTCATCTGATGATTATTGATCCGGACCGCTATGTTGAAGCTTTTAAAAAAGCTGGAGCCGACATCCTAACAGTTCATTACGAAGCATGTACCCATCTTCACCGGACGATTCAAAACATTCACAGCCATGGGATGAAAGCCGGCGTATCACTTAATCCACACACACCTGTTTCTGTTTTAGAAGATATTATTTCTGATATTGATTTGGTTCTCTTAATGAGTGTAAATCCTGGTTTTGGCGGACAAAGTTTTATTGAGAACACTTACATTAAAGTTGAAAAGCTTGCTCAATTAATCAAGGATAAAAACGCTTCCGTTATTATTGAAATAGATGGAGGTGTAAATTTGGAAACAGGAAAAAAATTAATTGAAGCTGGAGCCAATGCTTTGGTTGCAGGAAGCTTTGTTTTTGGAGCTGATGATCCAAATCATACCATAACTGAATTAAAAAATTTATAA
- a CDS encoding NAD(P)-dependent oxidoreductase — protein sequence MNKRIRIGVLRETKNPPDRRVAIPPVTGLQILNRYPNVSIFIQPSDIRCFTDSEYREQGYFLTDDLRDCDILIGVKEVSIPTLIPNKIYLFFSHTAKQQAYNRELLQQIVKKNITLIDYEYLKDNQNRRLVAFGHWAGVVGAYKALRARGVRTDFFDLPPASYCKDMEEMYLHLKKISLKPIKILITGGGRVAMGAMQTLRVLNLKEVTPEQFLHENFNEPVVCRIDPEHYVARKDGGEFNLKDFYDNPEMYRSTFKPFTKVTDLFIACHYWDPKSPKFLLPEDYKEDDFKISVIADVSCDLNGPIASTLRASTIASSFYGYDRFNEEEAIPFVDKRNVTVMAVDNLPGELPRDSSIDFGEALCQNVYDYLLGEDSDGVIERATIVKNGRLTPQFAYLHAYLEGEDAVKV from the coding sequence ATGAACAAAAGAATTAGAATTGGAGTTCTTAGGGAAACTAAAAATCCACCTGATAGAAGAGTTGCAATACCGCCGGTAACAGGCTTGCAGATTCTCAATAGATATCCTAATGTTAGTATATTTATTCAGCCGAGTGATATTCGTTGCTTTACTGATTCTGAATACCGGGAGCAAGGATATTTTTTAACGGATGATTTGCGTGATTGTGATATTTTGATTGGAGTGAAAGAAGTTTCTATTCCAACTTTAATTCCAAATAAAATTTATTTGTTTTTTTCTCATACAGCAAAACAGCAAGCTTATAATCGTGAATTATTGCAGCAAATAGTCAAAAAAAATATAACCCTGATTGATTATGAGTATTTAAAGGACAATCAGAATAGACGTTTGGTCGCTTTTGGACATTGGGCAGGTGTTGTGGGCGCGTATAAAGCTCTTAGAGCAAGAGGTGTGCGTACCGATTTTTTCGATTTACCGCCAGCTAGTTATTGTAAGGATATGGAGGAGATGTATTTGCATCTGAAAAAGATTAGTTTAAAACCCATAAAAATATTGATTACCGGCGGAGGTCGTGTTGCAATGGGGGCAATGCAGACTCTTCGTGTTTTGAATTTGAAAGAGGTTACACCGGAACAATTTTTACATGAAAATTTTAATGAGCCTGTTGTTTGCCGAATTGATCCGGAACACTATGTGGCACGTAAAGACGGAGGTGAATTTAATTTAAAGGATTTTTACGATAATCCGGAAATGTACCGATCAACATTTAAGCCTTTTACTAAAGTGACAGATTTGTTTATTGCCTGTCATTATTGGGATCCGAAATCGCCTAAATTTTTACTTCCGGAAGATTACAAAGAAGATGATTTTAAAATTTCGGTAATTGCAGATGTAAGCTGTGATTTAAATGGTCCTATTGCATCAACATTGCGGGCTTCAACAATTGCTTCGTCGTTTTATGGATATGATCGGTTTAATGAAGAAGAGGCGATTCCTTTTGTGGATAAAAGGAATGTAACTGTTATGGCTGTGGATAATTTACCTGGTGAATTGCCTCGTGATTCATCAATCGATTTTGGAGAGGCTTTGTGTCAGAATGTCTATGATTATCTTTTAGGTGAGGATTCTGATGGTGTGATAGAACGGGCTACCATTGTAAAAAATGGCAGGCTGACTCCCCAGTTTGCTTATCTTCATGCTTATTTGGAAGGGGAGGATGCTGTAAAAGTTTAA